Proteins from a genomic interval of Xanthomonas sp. AM6:
- a CDS encoding S1 family peptidase: MMCLGATGCGAADDTTPTPASAPADAAATAPAAATPDERMESATGPIVERIRTQYAERLAGLYYEREQKRIVVRLTGTEPVAPEAHTVAGGTLQVVFETGAAHSFAELERIMADSTAKIAAALPTVHGRYVDERTGAIVIAVAPGGADGKAKEAELTQSLGVPVRIEVEAPAVPQR, encoded by the coding sequence ATGATGTGCCTGGGTGCAACGGGTTGCGGCGCGGCAGACGACACCACGCCAACGCCAGCGAGCGCACCGGCCGACGCAGCCGCGACGGCGCCGGCGGCCGCCACGCCGGACGAACGGATGGAGTCGGCCACTGGCCCGATCGTGGAGCGGATCCGCACGCAGTACGCCGAACGCCTGGCCGGGCTCTATTACGAGCGCGAGCAGAAGCGGATCGTGGTCAGGCTCACCGGCACGGAACCCGTGGCACCGGAAGCGCACACCGTTGCAGGCGGCACCTTGCAGGTCGTGTTCGAAACTGGCGCGGCCCACTCGTTCGCGGAATTGGAGCGGATCATGGCCGACAGCACCGCCAAGATCGCGGCGGCGCTGCCGACAGTGCACGGCCGCTACGTGGACGAGCGCACGGGCGCGATCGTCATCGCGGTCGCACCCGGCGGTGCGGACGGCAAGGCGAAGGAAGCGGAGCTGACCCAGTCGCTTGGAGTGCCGGTGCGCATCGAGGTGGAGGCACCTGCGGTGCCGCAGCGATAG
- a CDS encoding DUF1963 domain-containing protein: protein MRLHTHDNRKNTKVSCGHSTAADATPMRRVQTDALSIDLPDRFTVVRQVGQFIKAAYPVADDEVSLGIVIVQRESPPDAAAADPWVDFRAQCRTRRGEVTVLAEQELAIDGRPALQMTVQGNGYAYLFAMVPLDDALYLDIVGDCPAGTEAEHFPVLDDALRSLRVTGDPAAALAAHDAWLQNMFGSQDDEDGNDDGHPAPVTAPAEPFRIPEDGRDVFLIDDLSLDFRRETGASIGNAGSTGDELVIDLQARARKADAAARAHLVDDAKVYFRFSVKGIHRAGVPTGRIRFEDDREPAHQAYLWSGGLRYDLKLWGELVLEQGWVGFSGYLQAYGSGHRYPVRIAHKLATETLDWSNYRFSSMDELSSAAHGVPRHAQLSNLAGPTLPEALYAYPSLRSLSIYYDDETAGANGLRELPDAIARFSALEELSVVRAKALEHLPASLGTLRALRRLHITGSGIRAVPPELLSLPLMYCVLDDNALEQLPEVPFPATLKTLSLAGNQLQTVPAGIAALPALQRLDLTNNPLTALPAGLECIERLELELPKKHALLDYRYKGADGQGTVAFDDDAYFVRSDPGLARQLEQALASDAQWSPHHPGMHALAWRAIALATDEADDYRLRGNTRFGGLPDLPPDLPYPRFTAFDGTVRPMQFIAQLDCAQLAPLQTYLPREGVLYFFISDQEDLTPQVFHYAGPRAALQTAADLASDATLVDDQDGGSLPYRASAASWISVPHFYSDEAYYQGAAAGLDGLEEAYELVESLRDRLAAQSTVSPVHGVNSHVFKQHDTPLSEAANRLHGRPEDFIVLLRVASDANPGFCFWDAGELYFVIHKSDLAKQDFSNVYCGLESS from the coding sequence ATGCGCCTCCACACGCATGACAACCGCAAAAATACCAAGGTAAGCTGCGGCCACTCAACCGCTGCCGATGCCACGCCCATGCGCCGTGTTCAGACCGATGCCCTCTCCATCGACCTGCCCGATCGCTTCACTGTCGTGCGGCAGGTCGGCCAGTTCATCAAAGCGGCGTATCCCGTCGCCGACGACGAAGTCTCGCTCGGCATCGTCATCGTGCAACGCGAGTCCCCGCCCGATGCGGCCGCGGCCGATCCCTGGGTGGACTTCCGCGCCCAGTGCCGGACCCGGCGCGGCGAGGTCACGGTATTGGCCGAGCAGGAACTGGCGATCGATGGCCGCCCTGCGTTGCAGATGACCGTGCAGGGCAACGGCTATGCGTATTTGTTCGCCATGGTGCCGCTGGACGACGCACTGTATCTGGACATCGTGGGCGACTGCCCGGCCGGCACCGAGGCCGAGCACTTTCCCGTGCTCGACGACGCCCTGCGCAGCCTGCGCGTGACCGGCGACCCCGCCGCCGCGCTGGCGGCACACGACGCCTGGCTGCAGAACATGTTCGGTAGTCAGGACGATGAGGACGGCAACGACGATGGACATCCCGCGCCCGTGACCGCACCGGCGGAACCCTTCCGCATTCCCGAGGATGGCCGCGACGTCTTTCTTATCGACGACCTGTCGCTGGACTTCCGGCGCGAGACCGGGGCAAGCATCGGCAATGCGGGCAGCACCGGCGACGAACTGGTCATCGACCTGCAAGCACGTGCGCGCAAGGCGGACGCGGCCGCGCGTGCGCATCTGGTGGACGATGCCAAAGTCTATTTCCGCTTCTCGGTGAAGGGCATCCACCGCGCAGGCGTACCGACCGGCCGCATCCGCTTCGAAGACGATCGCGAGCCGGCCCACCAGGCCTATCTCTGGTCGGGCGGGCTGCGCTACGACCTCAAGCTCTGGGGAGAACTGGTGCTGGAACAGGGCTGGGTCGGCTTCAGCGGCTACCTGCAGGCGTACGGCTCGGGCCATCGGTACCCCGTACGCATCGCACACAAGCTGGCGACGGAGACCCTGGACTGGTCGAACTACCGCTTCAGCTCGATGGACGAGCTGTCGAGCGCAGCGCATGGCGTGCCGCGCCACGCGCAGCTCTCCAACCTGGCGGGGCCCACGCTACCGGAGGCGCTGTACGCCTATCCATCGCTGCGTTCGCTCAGCATCTACTACGACGACGAAACCGCCGGCGCCAACGGATTGCGGGAATTGCCGGACGCAATCGCCCGCTTCTCCGCCCTGGAGGAACTGAGCGTCGTCAGGGCCAAGGCCCTCGAGCATCTTCCCGCCTCGCTCGGCACGTTGCGCGCATTGCGGCGCCTGCACATCACCGGCAGCGGTATCCGCGCCGTGCCGCCGGAACTGCTGTCGCTACCGCTGATGTATTGCGTGCTGGACGACAACGCCCTCGAGCAGCTGCCCGAGGTGCCGTTCCCGGCCACGCTCAAGACGCTATCGCTCGCAGGCAACCAATTACAGACCGTGCCTGCCGGCATCGCGGCGTTGCCGGCGCTGCAACGGCTGGACCTCACCAACAACCCGTTGACCGCGCTGCCCGCCGGCCTGGAGTGCATCGAACGGCTGGAACTGGAACTGCCGAAGAAGCACGCCCTGCTGGACTACCGCTACAAGGGCGCCGACGGCCAAGGCACGGTCGCCTTCGACGACGACGCCTACTTCGTGCGCAGCGACCCGGGCCTGGCCCGGCAGTTGGAGCAGGCGCTGGCAAGCGACGCGCAGTGGTCGCCCCACCACCCCGGAATGCACGCGCTGGCCTGGCGCGCAATCGCGCTGGCCACGGACGAGGCGGACGACTACCGGTTGCGCGGCAACACGCGCTTCGGCGGGCTGCCGGACCTGCCGCCGGACCTGCCCTACCCGCGCTTCACCGCCTTCGACGGTACGGTCCGGCCCATGCAGTTCATCGCACAACTGGACTGCGCGCAGCTGGCTCCGCTGCAGACCTACCTGCCGCGGGAGGGCGTGCTGTACTTCTTCATCTCGGACCAGGAAGACCTCACGCCGCAGGTCTTCCACTACGCCGGCCCGCGCGCGGCACTGCAGACCGCTGCGGACCTGGCGAGCGACGCGACCTTGGTCGACGACCAGGACGGCGGCAGCCTTCCCTACCGCGCGAGCGCCGCCAGTTGGATCAGTGTGCCGCACTTCTATTCCGACGAGGCGTACTACCAGGGCGCGGCCGCGGGCCTGGACGGCCTGGAGGAAGCATATGAGCTCGTCGAATCGCTGCGCGATCGGCTGGCGGCGCAGTCCACCGTCTCCCCGGTGCACGGCGTGAACAGCCACGTGTTCAAGCAACACGACACCCCGCTCAGCGAGGCCGCCAACCGCCTGCACGGCCGTCCGGAGGATTTCATAGTGCTGCTGCGCGTCGCCTCGGATGCGAACCCCGGCTTCTGCTTCTGGGACGCGGGTGAGCTGTACTTCGTGATCCACAAGAGCGACCTCGCCAAGCAGGACTTCTCCAACGTGTACTGCGGGCTGGAGAGCAGCTAG
- a CDS encoding S1 family peptidase: MNLEWLSARLSAAGTKTIKVHCMGLALAAAMAGLASGAANAATPQAAPSDALTRAQAVEHDLPAIAAALDVDPARARSIMNVQEHAADLADTLRTQYADRLAGMYLEHDPVDRLVVRLTGDQAVRPQFHTFGTDALEVTFEPGATHTVAQLANGLERAMATGLREKASGIHAGYVDERTGTIVVEVDQGTRNPARLIAQLEQLAGVPVRIEASPRAVTQAVYGSGSISSLCTTGFAVNHAASNQHGVLTAGHCDTGAAQTYSGIDGASHTLNEVALLANANADLLRLGNTAVAFGGYFYADAWRAATGRRTRAATTTGAVHCHYGRNGGYNCGSVQSTVANPGSICGPSNTSACNAVYVRVAGSSLFCIGGDSGGPWFTGTTLAAGIHFAGPTAGGSPCYYTSTDWAYDSMGLNLLYP; encoded by the coding sequence ATGAACCTCGAATGGTTGAGCGCGCGGCTGTCGGCAGCAGGAACGAAGACGATCAAGGTCCACTGCATGGGCCTGGCCCTGGCAGCGGCCATGGCAGGGCTGGCGTCAGGCGCCGCGAACGCCGCGACGCCGCAGGCGGCGCCGAGCGATGCGCTGACACGTGCCCAGGCGGTGGAGCACGATCTCCCCGCCATTGCGGCGGCGCTGGATGTCGATCCCGCACGCGCGCGCAGCATCATGAACGTGCAGGAGCACGCCGCCGACCTGGCGGACACGCTGCGCACGCAGTACGCCGATCGGCTCGCGGGCATGTACCTCGAACACGATCCGGTCGACAGGCTGGTCGTGCGCCTGACCGGCGACCAGGCGGTTCGCCCGCAGTTCCACACCTTCGGCACCGATGCGCTCGAAGTGACCTTCGAACCCGGCGCGACGCACACCGTCGCACAGCTCGCCAACGGGCTGGAACGGGCCATGGCCACGGGCCTGCGCGAGAAGGCATCCGGCATCCACGCCGGCTACGTCGACGAGCGCACGGGCACGATCGTCGTCGAGGTGGACCAGGGCACCCGCAACCCCGCCCGACTGATCGCGCAACTCGAGCAGCTCGCGGGCGTACCGGTGCGCATCGAAGCCTCGCCGCGTGCGGTGACGCAGGCGGTCTACGGCAGCGGCAGCATCTCCTCGCTGTGCACCACGGGCTTCGCGGTCAACCACGCGGCCAGCAACCAGCACGGCGTGCTGACCGCCGGGCATTGCGACACCGGCGCGGCACAGACCTACTCCGGCATCGACGGCGCATCGCACACGCTGAACGAGGTGGCGCTGCTGGCCAATGCCAATGCCGACCTGCTGCGCCTGGGCAACACCGCCGTCGCGTTCGGCGGCTACTTCTATGCCGACGCCTGGCGCGCGGCGACGGGCCGCCGCACCCGCGCGGCGACCACGACCGGCGCCGTGCACTGCCACTACGGACGCAACGGCGGCTACAACTGCGGCAGCGTGCAGTCGACGGTGGCCAACCCGGGCAGCATCTGCGGCCCCAGCAACACCTCCGCCTGCAATGCGGTGTACGTGCGCGTGGCCGGCAGCTCGCTGTTCTGCATCGGCGGCGACAGCGGCGGCCCGTGGTTCACCGGCACCACGCTTGCCGCGGGCATCCACTTCGCCGGGCCCACGGCAGGCGGCAGCCCGTGCTACTACACCAGCACCGACTGGGCCTACGACAGCATGGGACTCAACCTGCTCTATCCGTGA
- a CDS encoding DUF4142 domain-containing protein — MKHSLLVLSIVGALTIAGCKPNKDNDAPAPTADTPAASTEPTPAGGTATPTTPPAGEASPAPEGAARASSGDDIALGLLGAVNKNEIAAAKQAQDKKVTGAVLDYAKMMEKEHSDNLEKTKALGTLAETPDVKQLETKGEQELTTLGQKSGKDYAAAYIDAMIAGHKEALQLIDSQMMSAASTDPVKKHLTETRTHVEQHLAKAEEIKKSM, encoded by the coding sequence ATGAAACATTCACTGTTGGTGCTGTCCATCGTCGGTGCATTGACCATCGCCGGCTGCAAGCCGAACAAGGACAACGACGCTCCGGCACCCACTGCAGACACGCCGGCCGCCTCCACCGAGCCTACTCCGGCAGGTGGCACCGCGACCCCCACCACGCCGCCGGCCGGCGAGGCCAGCCCGGCGCCGGAAGGCGCGGCGCGCGCCAGTTCCGGTGACGACATCGCGCTGGGCCTGCTGGGTGCGGTCAACAAGAACGAGATTGCCGCGGCCAAGCAGGCGCAGGACAAGAAGGTGACGGGTGCGGTGCTGGACTACGCCAAGATGATGGAGAAGGAACACTCCGACAACCTGGAAAAGACCAAGGCGCTGGGCACGCTGGCCGAAACGCCGGACGTCAAGCAGCTGGAGACCAAGGGCGAGCAGGAGCTGACCACGCTGGGGCAGAAATCCGGCAAGGACTACGCCGCGGCCTACATCGACGCGATGATCGCCGGGCACAAGGAAGCGCTGCAGCTGATCGACTCGCAGATGATGTCGGCGGCCTCGACCGATCCGGTCAAGAAGCACCTGACCGAGACCAGGACGCACGTCGAGCAGCATCTTGCCAAGGCGGAAGAGATCAAGAAGTCGATGTAA
- a CDS encoding acetamidase/formamidase family protein, which translates to MTPHRMRWILALAWAASAPAWSGEQWIVATDLWGNRVYQTLELDATGTQLQGRLDADPVSGTRHGKTVAFVATSANGGVSRFDATVDGDRMRGRSDQPDPNAADVRALHPFEAWRVPARSTEAARTHRFAPRDYANTFSADRAPVLVLWPGDTLRTQTLDSGGVDAGGVTRALFGNPQVGPFFVAGAEPGDTLAIHLVSLRLNRDHADSLDGLVGRLQTPRVSAQAAGLGKHVRWRLDRDALLAHPVDADGPMKRFAVPLQPMLGGLALAPGFGSAALSTGDTGASGGNMDFNAVVEGNTVYLPVQQPGALLYLGDGHALQGDGETTQWALETSLDVDLRVELIKHRAIAMPRVESPEQIMTLGQAGSSDEALRVATSGMLHWLQQDYGLSLAQATQVLGVAVHYRVANLAGRSIGVAASIDKAVLRTLQTPTR; encoded by the coding sequence ATGACGCCACACCGCATGCGCTGGATCCTGGCCCTGGCATGGGCGGCCTCGGCGCCGGCGTGGAGCGGCGAGCAATGGATCGTGGCCACCGATCTATGGGGCAACCGGGTCTACCAGACGCTCGAACTGGACGCGACCGGCACCCAGCTGCAAGGCCGGCTCGACGCCGATCCGGTCAGCGGCACCCGCCACGGCAAGACGGTGGCATTCGTTGCAACCTCCGCCAACGGTGGCGTCTCCCGCTTCGACGCCACCGTCGATGGCGACCGCATGCGCGGGCGCAGCGACCAGCCCGATCCCAATGCCGCCGACGTGCGCGCCCTCCATCCCTTCGAGGCCTGGCGCGTGCCGGCGCGCAGCACCGAGGCGGCGCGCACGCATCGCTTCGCGCCCCGCGACTACGCCAATACCTTCAGCGCCGATCGCGCGCCGGTGCTGGTGCTCTGGCCGGGCGACACGCTGCGCACGCAGACGCTGGATTCCGGCGGCGTGGACGCAGGCGGCGTCACCCGTGCGCTGTTCGGCAATCCGCAGGTCGGGCCATTCTTCGTGGCCGGCGCCGAACCCGGCGACACGCTCGCCATCCACCTGGTCTCGCTGCGGCTCAACCGCGACCACGCCGACAGCCTCGACGGCCTGGTCGGGCGCCTGCAGACCCCGCGCGTGTCCGCGCAGGCCGCCGGGCTCGGCAAGCACGTGCGCTGGCGCCTGGACCGCGACGCACTCCTCGCGCATCCGGTGGATGCCGACGGACCGATGAAGCGCTTCGCGGTCCCGCTGCAGCCGATGCTCGGGGGCCTGGCGCTGGCGCCTGGCTTCGGCAGCGCCGCCCTGTCCACCGGCGACACCGGCGCCAGCGGCGGCAACATGGATTTCAACGCGGTGGTCGAGGGCAATACCGTGTACCTGCCGGTGCAGCAGCCCGGCGCGCTGCTCTACCTCGGCGACGGCCACGCGCTGCAGGGCGATGGCGAAACCACGCAGTGGGCGCTGGAAACCTCGCTGGACGTGGACCTGCGGGTCGAACTGATCAAGCACCGGGCGATCGCGATGCCGCGGGTGGAATCGCCCGAGCAGATCATGACCCTGGGCCAGGCCGGCTCCAGCGACGAAGCGCTGCGCGTGGCCACCTCCGGCATGCTGCACTGGCTGCAGCAGGACTACGGCCTCTCGTTGGCGCAGGCCACCCAGGTGCTGGGCGTGGCGGTGCACTACCGGGTCGCCAACCTCGCCGGGCGCAGCATCGGCGTGGCGGCCAGCATCGACAAGGCGGTGCTGCGCACCTTGCAGACGCCGACGCGCTGA
- a CDS encoding DUF2076 family protein, with protein MPLLMVEGGTADPAALMNVAAPGRDVSLGAGAAVPMLCLPALGRSPPPGTGMTPQEQQLLEDFLARLRSAGAVAKDPQADALIRERLAGQPDAAYLLVQRTLLLEHALENAKAQIAQLQQAAPPPPPASFLGQGFNAGPPPLPPAPAPQAAPGWRERVFGSGAGAAEPAPAAAPAARGPGFLGAAATTAAGVAGGMFLFEGVESLLGGHHGGFLGGASAPPQVVESVTNNYYDDAPLQDADQDFSDDTGLDDDNWV; from the coding sequence ATGCCGCTGCTGATGGTCGAAGGGGGAACTGCCGATCCTGCGGCCTTGATGAATGTCGCCGCACCAGGGCGCGACGTCTCCCTTGGCGCCGGCGCGGCCGTGCCCATGCTGTGCCTGCCGGCATTGGGCCGGTCACCTCCTCCAGGTACTGGTATGACCCCGCAAGAACAACAACTCCTCGAAGATTTCCTGGCCCGCCTGCGCAGCGCCGGCGCCGTGGCGAAGGATCCGCAGGCGGACGCGCTGATCCGCGAGCGCCTGGCCGGCCAGCCCGATGCGGCCTATCTGCTGGTGCAGCGGACCTTGCTGCTCGAGCATGCGCTGGAGAACGCCAAGGCGCAGATTGCGCAGCTGCAACAGGCCGCGCCGCCGCCGCCGCCCGCCAGCTTTCTCGGCCAGGGATTCAATGCCGGGCCGCCGCCGTTGCCGCCGGCGCCCGCGCCGCAGGCCGCCCCGGGATGGCGCGAGCGCGTGTTCGGCAGCGGTGCCGGTGCGGCGGAACCGGCACCGGCCGCGGCACCGGCCGCGCGCGGTCCGGGCTTTCTCGGCGCCGCGGCCACCACGGCGGCCGGCGTGGCCGGCGGCATGTTCCTGTTCGAGGGCGTGGAGAGCCTGCTCGGCGGCCACCACGGCGGATTCCTGGGCGGCGCAAGCGCACCGCCGCAGGTGGTCGAGAGCGTGACCAACAACTATTACGACGACGCACCGCTGCAGGACGCCGACCAGGACTTTTCGGACGACACCGGCCTGGACGACGACAACTGGGTCTAG
- a CDS encoding TetR/AcrR family transcriptional regulator translates to MGVQLASADRRTRRAPHRRKPTSAIAAQPLPAVVAPPATLAGLGRLPRSQTCRTGLPGPERPNDGGSLMATKNAKKTPETADGTKKKRTRLPPEVRRKQILEAALVEFSAQGFAATSIAMIARRVGISKANVYVHFSSKDEIFETLLRSLSALGRNEGNWRQIEDTHDVPGFIDNLIDATYASFTPEALAILRLMIAEGHRIPDVLAKWNESNADARAERQAIVDEQVAAGRMKRSPLSEHFHFAMTPFVYASVAKLVFGDAATEEVERMKETHRKLLHQLLEP, encoded by the coding sequence TTGGGCGTTCAGCTTGCGTCCGCCGACCGCCGCACCCGACGTGCACCGCATCGGCGCAAGCCAACCAGTGCCATAGCGGCCCAGCCGCTGCCCGCCGTCGTGGCACCACCCGCTACACTGGCCGGTCTAGGTCGCTTGCCGCGCTCGCAGACTTGCCGGACTGGTCTGCCGGGACCGGAACGGCCGAACGATGGAGGCAGCCTCATGGCGACGAAGAACGCGAAAAAGACGCCTGAAACGGCGGACGGCACCAAGAAGAAAAGAACGCGACTGCCCCCGGAGGTCCGCCGCAAACAGATCCTGGAGGCCGCGCTGGTCGAGTTCAGCGCGCAGGGTTTCGCCGCCACCAGCATCGCCATGATTGCGCGGCGCGTCGGCATCTCCAAGGCCAACGTCTACGTGCATTTCTCCAGCAAGGACGAGATCTTCGAAACCTTGCTGCGGTCGCTGTCCGCGCTGGGAAGGAACGAAGGCAACTGGCGCCAGATCGAGGACACCCACGACGTGCCCGGCTTCATCGACAACCTGATCGATGCCACCTATGCCTCGTTCACGCCCGAGGCCCTGGCCATCCTGCGGCTGATGATCGCCGAAGGGCATCGCATCCCGGACGTGCTGGCGAAGTGGAACGAATCCAACGCCGACGCCCGCGCCGAACGTCAGGCCATCGTCGACGAGCAGGTGGCCGCGGGTCGGATGAAGCGCAGCCCGCTCAGCGAACACTTCCACTTCGCCATGACCCCGTTCGTATACGCCAGCGTCGCCAAACTGGTGTTCGGCGACGCCGCCACGGAAGAAGTGGAACGCATGAAGGAAACGCACCGCAAGCTGCTGCATCAGCTGCTGGAGCCGTAA
- a CDS encoding DUF5694 domain-containing protein has protein sequence MVGFGWCLALALPAAAQAQVDLAALDKDMAGPRTQVLVLGSVHLREIDGGVAPAALDPLLDRLAAFKPEVIAIEAIGGEQCDLAARHPRIYGADYCPATDQAQAATGLDVPAALAEVEATLAAWPAHPTPAQRRRLAAVFLAANERASAYAQWLQLAPAERHAGDGLDAALVAALAEIAASSNENYRIGARLAARLGLPRVHPVDDHTGDNIQVADRKAFGQSIERAWKDGGAALDRIERQQQALKQGSDLLPLYRFINRPENLAIYADANAGAALRAASPQHYPQIWVSGWEIRNLRMVANLQQTFREKPGARVLSIVGVSHKPWFDNWLGQLQGVEIVDAQRALQ, from the coding sequence ATGGTCGGATTCGGATGGTGCTTGGCGCTGGCGCTGCCTGCCGCTGCGCAGGCGCAGGTGGATCTGGCGGCGTTGGACAAGGACATGGCGGGGCCGCGCACGCAGGTGCTGGTGCTGGGCTCGGTCCACCTGCGCGAGATCGACGGCGGCGTTGCGCCTGCGGCGCTGGACCCCTTGCTCGATCGCCTCGCGGCGTTCAAGCCGGAGGTCATCGCCATCGAGGCCATCGGCGGCGAGCAGTGCGATCTCGCCGCGCGCCATCCCCGTATTTACGGCGCCGACTATTGCCCGGCGACCGACCAGGCGCAGGCGGCGACGGGATTGGACGTGCCCGCCGCCCTCGCCGAAGTCGAGGCCACGCTCGCTGCCTGGCCTGCGCACCCGACGCCTGCGCAGCGGCGGCGGCTGGCGGCGGTGTTCCTGGCGGCCAACGAGCGCGCGTCCGCCTATGCGCAATGGCTGCAGTTGGCGCCGGCCGAGCGGCACGCGGGCGATGGCCTGGATGCGGCGCTGGTGGCGGCGCTTGCCGAGATCGCCGCGAGCAGCAACGAGAACTACCGCATCGGCGCGCGCCTGGCGGCGCGGCTGGGCCTGCCGCGGGTGCATCCGGTGGACGATCACACCGGAGACAACATCCAGGTCGCCGACAGGAAGGCGTTCGGCCAGTCGATCGAGCGGGCGTGGAAGGATGGCGGGGCCGCGCTGGACCGGATCGAACGGCAGCAGCAGGCGCTGAAGCAGGGAAGCGACCTGCTGCCGTTGTACCGCTTCATCAATCGCCCCGAGAATCTGGCGATTTACGCCGACGCCAATGCCGGCGCCGCGCTGCGCGCGGCGTCGCCGCAGCACTATCCGCAGATCTGGGTGAGCGGTTGGGAAATCCGCAACCTGCGCATGGTCGCCAATCTCCAGCAGACGTTCCGCGAGAAGCCCGGCGCACGCGTGCTGTCGATCGTCGGCGTGTCGCACAAGCCATGGTTCGACAATTGGCTCGGGCAACTGCAGGGCGTGGAGATCGTCGATGCGCAGCGGGCGTTGCAGTGA
- a CDS encoding MipA/OmpV family protein: MPEAKTSRWGIGLGAAVIDRPYRDYDQETKGLPIVYFENRWTEINAGRFDFKINDSDVLNFRVRARYALDGYDPDDSDYLKGMQERDDSIWAGGAVTWNSPFAEISAEYLVDVMDKSEGARGRVQAEHRFGMGRFGLTPRVAAEWVDDKYVAYYYGVRPEEATAARPAYEGEGTVNVEVGLRLDYSPAERHTFFVDVAGTQFGDGIKDSPLLEQSRQTRISAGYLFRF, translated from the coding sequence GTGCCGGAGGCCAAGACATCGCGTTGGGGAATCGGGCTGGGCGCCGCGGTGATCGACCGCCCCTACCGCGACTACGACCAGGAAACGAAGGGCCTGCCGATCGTCTATTTCGAGAACCGCTGGACGGAGATCAATGCGGGGCGGTTCGACTTCAAGATCAACGACAGCGACGTGCTGAACTTCCGCGTGCGCGCGCGCTACGCCCTGGACGGCTACGACCCGGACGACTCCGATTACCTGAAGGGCATGCAGGAGCGCGACGACAGCATCTGGGCCGGCGGTGCGGTGACCTGGAACAGCCCGTTTGCCGAGATCTCCGCCGAGTACCTGGTGGACGTGATGGACAAGAGCGAGGGCGCGCGCGGGCGCGTGCAGGCCGAACACCGCTTCGGCATGGGTCGCTTCGGCCTGACCCCGCGTGTGGCCGCGGAATGGGTGGACGACAAGTACGTGGCCTATTACTACGGCGTGCGTCCCGAGGAAGCCACGGCGGCCCGTCCGGCCTACGAGGGCGAGGGCACGGTCAATGTCGAGGTGGGGCTGCGGCTGGACTACAGCCCTGCCGAGCGCCACACGTTCTTCGTGGACGTGGCCGGCACCCAGTTCGGCGATGGGATCAAGGACAGCCCGTTGCTCGAGCAATCGCGGCAGACCCGGATCTCCGCCGGCTATCTGTTCCGCTTCTGA
- a CDS encoding polysaccharide deacetylase family protein: protein MKRYCRCVLLAALAVFGAAQVQAQEPDRRIAVTIDDLPWQRMGKTPAAQVPAFHAQLMASLKQADVPIVGFVNEDKLEQDGQPQAQRVAMLRDWLDAGYELGNHTYGHVNLHEVGVPAYEDAIVRGERTLRPLLAEYGQPLRWFRHPYLATGRSEADREAVVAFVGARGYRIAPVTVDNGEWVWAFAYARVLETAPEGAAREATLLRLRKGYVPYMLNKLDYFEAQSQRLFGRRIAQVWLMHANELNAVAFPELIAATRRRGYAFITLDEALRDPAYRYAEGYTGRGGISWLHRWAMAEKKPKDFYAGEPVVPAWVFALAGIDSE, encoded by the coding sequence ATGAAACGCTACTGCCGCTGTGTGCTGCTCGCCGCCCTGGCCGTCTTCGGTGCCGCGCAGGTGCAGGCGCAGGAGCCCGACCGGCGCATTGCGGTGACCATCGACGACCTGCCGTGGCAGCGCATGGGCAAGACGCCGGCGGCGCAGGTGCCGGCGTTCCATGCGCAGCTGATGGCGTCGTTGAAGCAGGCCGATGTGCCCATCGTCGGTTTCGTCAACGAGGACAAGCTCGAACAGGACGGCCAGCCGCAAGCGCAGCGCGTGGCGATGCTGCGCGATTGGCTGGACGCCGGCTACGAACTGGGCAATCACACCTATGGCCACGTGAACCTGCACGAAGTGGGGGTTCCCGCGTACGAGGATGCGATCGTGCGTGGCGAGCGCACGCTGCGGCCGCTGCTGGCCGAGTACGGGCAACCGCTGCGCTGGTTCCGCCATCCGTATCTGGCCACCGGCCGCAGCGAGGCCGATCGCGAGGCGGTCGTCGCGTTCGTCGGCGCGCGCGGTTACCGCATTGCGCCGGTCACCGTGGACAACGGCGAGTGGGTGTGGGCCTTCGCCTATGCGCGGGTGCTGGAGACCGCGCCGGAAGGCGCGGCGCGCGAGGCCACGCTGCTGCGGCTGCGCAAGGGCTACGTGCCGTACATGCTCAACAAGCTGGACTATTTCGAAGCGCAGTCCCAGCGGCTGTTCGGCCGCCGCATCGCACAGGTGTGGCTGATGCACGCCAACGAACTCAATGCCGTTGCGTTCCCTGAGCTGATCGCGGCCACGCGCCGCCGCGGCTATGCGTTCATCACCCTGGACGAGGCGCTGCGCGATCCGGCATATCGGTACGCCGAGGGCTATACCGGCAGGGGCGGCATCAGCTGGCTGCACCGCTGGGCGATGGCCGAGAAAAAGCCGAAGGACTTCTACGCGGGCGAGCCGGTGGTGCCAGCGTGGGTGTTCGCGCTGGCGGGAATCGACTCGGAATAG